A section of the Pseudovibrio sp. M1P-2-3 genome encodes:
- a CDS encoding polysaccharide biosynthesis/export family protein: MLRTLCPTFFNRSGSFKAGLTLVASALLLGSCQIMPASGPISSEIVHQSSEVREDTFDYTLIDVNSDVIAALHAYSPIGLGKRFSAKRFAPRHMVGVGDVVSVVVWEQGADRLFSNATGSRTELGPFMVSQKGTITVPYIGRVNAAGQSLDRLQDAIQAALEGQATDPQVIVTLKDNQSSLVVVNGDVRSPGQYPLSLQGERLLDVVAKAGGNATKASETFVTLDRQNARGKQLLKTVFEDGSENVYVRPGDRVYVSHDPQTFTAFGAVSKVGEYPLQVGEVSLVEALGRIGGLSDNRADTKGLFVFRYEDAKVLRALGIEGVSEFDHQVPVIYRVNMRQAQSYFKGQQFNIKDKDVLYVANSYTAELGKFLGIIGRTVGVARSTSSLSF, encoded by the coding sequence ATGCTGCGCACCCTTTGCCCTACGTTTTTTAATAGGTCTGGCTCGTTCAAGGCCGGCCTAACTCTTGTGGCCAGTGCTTTGTTGCTGGGCAGCTGTCAGATCATGCCGGCGTCGGGGCCAATTTCCTCGGAAATAGTACACCAGTCGTCAGAGGTTCGGGAAGACACATTCGATTACACGCTTATTGATGTAAATAGCGATGTTATTGCGGCGCTGCATGCCTATAGCCCTATAGGCCTTGGGAAAAGGTTTAGCGCAAAACGATTTGCACCGCGCCATATGGTTGGAGTCGGGGATGTCGTCTCGGTTGTCGTGTGGGAGCAAGGCGCGGACCGTCTGTTCAGCAACGCAACGGGCAGTCGTACCGAGCTTGGACCGTTCATGGTGAGCCAGAAAGGCACGATCACTGTTCCGTATATCGGGCGGGTGAATGCAGCAGGTCAGTCTTTGGACCGTCTTCAAGATGCTATTCAGGCAGCTCTTGAGGGACAGGCCACTGACCCACAGGTGATCGTCACTCTCAAAGACAACCAGAGCAGCCTTGTGGTCGTAAATGGTGATGTGCGCTCTCCGGGACAGTATCCACTCTCACTCCAAGGTGAACGACTTCTGGATGTGGTTGCAAAAGCAGGTGGTAATGCCACGAAAGCCAGCGAAACCTTCGTGACGCTGGATCGGCAAAACGCCCGCGGAAAACAGCTGCTGAAAACCGTTTTTGAAGATGGCAGTGAAAACGTTTATGTGCGTCCAGGAGACCGTGTTTATGTGAGCCACGATCCGCAAACGTTTACGGCATTTGGTGCAGTTTCCAAAGTTGGAGAGTATCCGCTTCAAGTGGGCGAAGTGTCACTCGTTGAAGCTTTGGGCCGCATTGGAGGCTTGAGCGACAATCGTGCCGATACAAAGGGCCTGTTTGTGTTCCGCTATGAGGATGCGAAGGTTCTGAGGGCACTTGGCATTGAGGGTGTTTCCGAGTTTGACCATCAGGTACCTGTCATCTACAGGGTCAACATGCGGCAGGCTCAGTCCTACTTCAAAGGGCAGCAGTTTAATATCAAAGACAAAGACGTTCTATACGTCGCCAATTCCTATACAGCAGAACTTGGAAAATTCCTGGGCATCATCGGGCGAACTGTTGGTGTTGCAAGATCTACGTCTTCTTTGAGTTTCTAA
- a CDS encoding formate/nitrite transporter family protein, with the protein MTKEDDLTARIEEWESIRQASRLSARLVYEVIRRDGEEELNRPTSSLVWSGVAGGVVISFSVLVMSIFQSYLPDAKWRPMIESFGYSFGFLLVILGRLQLFTENTITTVIPLYTGFSLSKLRQVTRLWIIVFLANLVGAAIAAHFLSFSGAIAEPVQAAILDISLHLIQFTQIEILVKGIPAGILIAALVWILPSVKSPLFAIIVITYVISLGKFTHVVAGSVEVAYLVAENQITLWHAVWGIILPSFVGNVIGGTAVFTLMAWGQVRKEHYKKS; encoded by the coding sequence GTGACCAAAGAAGACGATCTCACCGCTAGAATTGAAGAGTGGGAAAGTATCAGGCAGGCCTCCCGCCTGTCTGCACGCCTTGTTTATGAAGTGATCCGGCGTGATGGGGAGGAAGAGTTAAACCGCCCGACATCCTCGCTCGTCTGGTCCGGCGTTGCTGGCGGGGTCGTCATCAGCTTCTCTGTTTTGGTTATGAGCATTTTTCAAAGTTACCTCCCCGATGCCAAATGGCGGCCCATGATTGAGTCCTTTGGATATAGCTTTGGCTTCCTACTGGTTATTTTGGGTCGGCTCCAACTCTTTACAGAAAATACGATTACGACGGTGATTCCGCTTTATACGGGTTTTTCTCTCTCCAAACTGCGCCAGGTGACCAGACTATGGATCATAGTGTTCCTTGCCAATCTAGTGGGTGCAGCCATTGCAGCACACTTTCTATCGTTTTCCGGAGCTATCGCCGAGCCCGTCCAAGCTGCAATTCTCGATATATCCTTACACCTTATCCAATTTACTCAGATTGAAATTCTGGTTAAGGGTATTCCTGCGGGAATTTTGATTGCAGCCCTCGTATGGATTCTACCATCAGTTAAAAGCCCTCTGTTCGCCATCATCGTCATCACCTATGTGATATCATTAGGAAAATTCACGCATGTTGTCGCCGGAAGTGTTGAAGTTGCCTACTTAGTGGCAGAAAACCAGATCACGCTCTGGCATGCCGTCTGGGGCATTATTCTGCCCTCCTTTGTTGGCAATGTTATTGGAGGAACAGCGGTCTTCACCCTCATGGCATGGGGACAGGTGAGAAAAGAGCACTATAAGAAGTCCTAG
- a CDS encoding lipopolysaccharide biosynthesis protein, producing MDKQSAQKKVDPVAAQPRAAAQAAKPVPAKNQGAQKPVPAKDQKNAQPQKAPPAQGAKKPEEQAKNSVVPAKKLSPAQKAVASIVPLPVKARELQEVPQTLWDHLRGKGLRPQQFRRRMLAVSFALCVALPAVLGSFYFLFLASDRYSSTLGFSVRGMDGGAAGGDFLGSLTGLASTGSTTTDSYILMDYLKSREVVERLSADMGLKQLYSSEDVDFIYRLDPELPIEDFVNYWDWMIDTSFDSTSSIINVEVQAFTAQDTKRLADLVLSYSAQLVNNLSESARKDAVKYAEEEVSRAELRLRMIRARLREFRSTENSLDPTKNAEVQIQLVAELEKQLIDTRSRLSRLVGTIDESSPTVRQLRKQESALLEQIGLKQSEIGGVQGQGRSSATGENSEGKFSSLSSLLADYEELVIEREFAEQAYTASLASLERSRSEADRQQRYLAVFQQPSEPENALYPRRFTNSLLLLGVLLALWSLGTLLTYSVRDHLR from the coding sequence ATGGACAAGCAAAGCGCACAAAAAAAAGTTGATCCCGTAGCGGCGCAGCCGAGGGCCGCGGCTCAGGCAGCAAAGCCTGTGCCCGCTAAAAATCAAGGGGCGCAAAAGCCTGTCCCTGCCAAGGATCAGAAAAACGCGCAGCCACAAAAAGCTCCGCCTGCTCAGGGCGCAAAAAAGCCCGAAGAGCAGGCAAAAAATTCCGTAGTTCCTGCTAAGAAGCTCTCTCCGGCCCAAAAAGCGGTGGCCTCTATTGTTCCGCTGCCGGTCAAAGCAAGAGAATTGCAAGAGGTTCCGCAAACCCTATGGGATCACCTGCGAGGCAAAGGTTTGCGCCCCCAGCAGTTCCGCAGGCGTATGCTGGCCGTTTCGTTCGCCCTATGCGTTGCCTTGCCTGCAGTACTGGGTAGTTTCTATTTCCTCTTTTTGGCGTCCGACCGTTATTCCTCTACATTAGGGTTCTCTGTTCGCGGAATGGATGGAGGCGCTGCAGGAGGAGACTTTTTAGGGTCCCTGACGGGCCTTGCCAGCACAGGATCGACCACAACTGATTCCTATATTTTGATGGATTACCTCAAAAGCCGGGAAGTTGTGGAACGCCTGAGTGCAGATATGGGGTTAAAGCAGCTTTATAGCTCCGAAGATGTGGACTTCATTTACCGGTTGGACCCGGAACTGCCCATAGAAGATTTCGTGAATTACTGGGACTGGATGATCGACACGAGCTTTGACAGCACGTCCTCCATTATTAATGTCGAGGTACAGGCTTTCACTGCGCAGGATACCAAAAGGCTGGCAGATCTGGTCCTTTCCTACAGTGCACAGCTGGTCAACAACCTTTCGGAAAGTGCCCGCAAGGATGCGGTGAAATATGCCGAGGAAGAGGTCTCAAGGGCGGAACTGCGTTTGCGCATGATTCGCGCACGTCTCAGGGAGTTCCGATCCACGGAAAACTCTCTCGATCCTACGAAAAATGCGGAAGTTCAGATACAGCTGGTTGCCGAGCTGGAGAAACAGCTCATTGATACGCGTTCACGTTTATCGCGCCTTGTGGGAACCATTGATGAAAGCTCGCCAACTGTTCGTCAATTGCGCAAGCAAGAATCGGCGTTACTGGAGCAGATTGGTCTGAAGCAGTCCGAAATCGGTGGTGTTCAAGGTCAGGGACGCTCAAGTGCCACCGGAGAAAACTCTGAGGGCAAATTTTCATCACTTTCATCACTTCTTGCTGACTACGAAGAGCTGGTGATTGAACGCGAATTTGCAGAACAAGCCTATACGGCGTCCCTTGCAAGTCTGGAACGTTCCCGAAGTGAAGCCGATCGCCAACAACGTTATCTTGCTGTCTTCCAACAGCCATCAGAACCTGAGAACGCGCTCTACCCGCGCCGGTTTACCAATAGTCTTTTGCTGCTCGGGGTTCTGCTCGCTCTGTGGTCACTGGGCACGTTGTTAACCTACTCCGTTCGCGACCATCTGCGGTAG
- a CDS encoding capsular biosynthesis protein, translating to MGTQPPRVLILQGPLSKFYSEIGDELRQSGAYVLRVNFCGSDRMNWHAGGAINYRGSLSNWPEFLAGLLEKHSFDIVLLHGDRRVYHQAAIALAKKRGLKIVATELGYLRPDWMTVEVGGCNALSHFPKDPQEIREMAKNASPLAGDRLYQNSYSQLVFQELKFTVDNLLFHWAFPKYENHRQESRLTVYGGWLKARLLSKKRELEAARTLHKVTGQPYYVFALQLNGDFQIRDHSPFGSIYKAIDHVAGSFALHAPAGTNLVLKCHPLEYRHAELREAIEKAEREHGLEERLFLLDGSNIQDLSRDSLGLVTVNSSAGLESIEEGVPTCCIMPTIYDVEGLTHQGELDHFWASPQKPDLALFDAFRRLLCQSVLVRGTIYNRAGRKAAARAVANKITQGNLNPAYSHPPRLARAAQLGVSYQHYY from the coding sequence ATGGGCACGCAGCCGCCACGGGTTCTCATATTGCAAGGTCCTCTTTCAAAATTTTATTCTGAAATTGGTGATGAACTTCGCCAATCGGGCGCTTATGTCCTTCGTGTAAACTTTTGCGGCAGTGACCGCATGAACTGGCACGCGGGTGGAGCTATTAATTATCGGGGCTCTCTTTCAAATTGGCCGGAATTCTTAGCGGGCCTCTTGGAAAAACATAGCTTTGATATTGTGCTTTTGCATGGAGATCGGCGCGTCTATCACCAAGCGGCTATTGCTCTTGCCAAAAAGCGTGGCCTCAAAATTGTGGCAACGGAGCTGGGGTATTTGCGTCCGGACTGGATGACTGTTGAGGTTGGAGGATGCAATGCGCTTTCTCATTTCCCGAAAGACCCTCAAGAGATCAGGGAGATGGCAAAAAATGCATCACCGCTTGCAGGTGACAGGCTTTATCAAAACAGCTACAGCCAGCTGGTCTTTCAGGAACTCAAGTTCACTGTAGACAACCTCCTGTTTCACTGGGCTTTTCCAAAGTATGAAAACCACCGTCAGGAAAGCCGTCTCACGGTATATGGCGGCTGGCTCAAAGCGCGCTTGCTGAGCAAAAAACGGGAGCTGGAAGCAGCTAGAACGCTTCATAAAGTGACAGGACAACCCTACTACGTTTTCGCCTTACAATTGAACGGGGACTTCCAGATCAGGGACCATTCGCCGTTCGGTTCCATTTATAAAGCCATTGACCACGTGGCCGGATCTTTCGCCCTTCATGCACCTGCGGGCACGAACCTTGTGCTGAAGTGCCATCCTTTAGAGTACAGGCATGCAGAACTTCGCGAAGCTATTGAAAAAGCAGAGCGGGAGCACGGGCTGGAAGAGCGGCTCTTCCTTCTGGATGGCTCTAACATTCAAGATCTGTCCCGAGACTCTCTTGGGCTAGTGACCGTGAACAGCTCTGCCGGTCTGGAATCGATCGAAGAAGGTGTTCCAACCTGCTGCATTATGCCGACTATTTATGATGTTGAAGGCTTAACGCATCAAGGAGAGCTTGATCACTTCTGGGCTTCCCCTCAAAAACCGGATCTGGCGCTGTTCGACGCGTTTCGCCGCCTGCTGTGCCAAAGCGTTCTTGTACGCGGTACGATTTATAACCGTGCTGGCAGAAAAGCTGCGGCACGGGCTGTTGCAAACAAAATTACTCAGGGCAATTTAAACCCAGCTTATTCTCATCCACCCCGTCTTGCGCGTGCTGCTCAGCTAGGTGTTTCCTATCAACATTATTATTAG
- a CDS encoding capsule biosynthesis protein encodes MSKRSVLFLQSHPSGFGSRLADEFRSEGADCHIINLSLSDWFFRVGQSTHNYWGRLKSWRGYLERFVKKHGITDIVYYADRRPYHRVAHSVAMELGLNVFAYEFGYLRPHWITLETGGMGVYSHFPNDPREIRELAANLPDEDLREMSYPHPFTQEALSEVLCNLGPVFFPYCFPFYNRDRYYHPLRDYLSYIPRLLRQKRVNTQAQQLVEDLVASETPFFLVPLQMQSDYQIRHHSPYTHISEMIEEVIGSFAKHADAADQLVFKLHPFDNNIEKWPYRVEQIAKKHGLSERVKCIDGGDLELMLRTTKGCVLINSTTGLAALEANVPTKVLGIALYDIEGLTDQRPLDSFWQLPQVPDQGLFADLKKLLAASIQIRGSFYNKEGREVAVKEFVGRVLGGTVNGFGAYKPIPPRLQKARDVGIQIPENCYWSEAA; translated from the coding sequence ATGAGTAAACGTAGTGTTTTATTTCTGCAATCCCACCCGTCGGGCTTTGGCTCTCGTCTTGCAGACGAATTTCGGAGTGAGGGAGCGGATTGTCATATCATCAACCTTTCCTTGTCCGATTGGTTTTTCAGGGTAGGCCAATCAACACACAATTATTGGGGGCGCCTCAAATCTTGGCGCGGCTATCTGGAGCGCTTTGTCAAGAAACACGGCATCACAGATATTGTCTATTATGCAGACCGGCGTCCTTACCACCGCGTTGCCCATTCCGTTGCCATGGAGCTGGGCCTGAATGTGTTCGCCTATGAGTTTGGTTATCTGCGGCCGCATTGGATTACGCTGGAAACAGGCGGAATGGGTGTTTATTCCCACTTCCCCAATGACCCTAGGGAAATTCGAGAGCTCGCGGCGAACCTACCAGATGAGGACCTTCGTGAGATGTCCTACCCGCATCCGTTCACGCAGGAAGCCTTGAGTGAAGTGCTTTGTAATTTGGGGCCAGTGTTCTTTCCCTACTGTTTCCCGTTTTATAATCGGGATCGCTATTACCATCCTCTGCGGGATTACCTCAGCTATATTCCGAGATTACTGCGGCAAAAACGGGTAAACACCCAAGCACAGCAGTTGGTTGAAGACTTGGTGGCGAGTGAAACGCCATTTTTTCTGGTCCCGTTGCAGATGCAAAGCGATTATCAAATTCGCCACCACTCGCCCTATACCCATATTTCTGAGATGATTGAGGAAGTGATTGGCTCATTCGCAAAACATGCAGATGCGGCAGATCAGTTGGTTTTCAAGCTCCATCCGTTCGATAACAACATCGAAAAGTGGCCCTATAGGGTTGAGCAGATTGCAAAAAAACACGGCCTTTCTGAACGTGTGAAGTGCATTGATGGCGGTGATCTTGAGTTGATGCTGCGAACCACAAAGGGATGTGTTCTCATCAACAGCACCACGGGTCTTGCTGCATTGGAGGCAAATGTTCCGACAAAAGTGCTGGGGATTGCGCTCTACGATATCGAGGGCTTGACGGACCAGCGGCCTTTGGATTCTTTCTGGCAGTTGCCTCAAGTTCCTGATCAAGGGCTGTTTGCAGACCTCAAAAAGCTCTTGGCTGCCTCCATCCAGATCAGAGGAAGCTTTTATAATAAAGAAGGACGGGAAGTCGCCGTAAAAGAGTTCGTAGGTCGGGTTCTAGGTGGGACAGTGAACGGGTTTGGCGCATATAAGCCTATCCCGCCAAGGCTACAGAAGGCGCGGGATGTGGGCATTCAAATACCTGAAAACTGCTACTGGTCGGAGGCTGCTTGA
- a CDS encoding VOC family protein yields MEMPEHGKDRPDPKAYGNSHPDGMGVNLLVEDVQTSAKFHKFVFGSTIRYWEEHFAIMESQGHTWLLHSDWSYRNHEMMSAVQGLTARGGGLELRLYGINPDEAEEKARQLDATVLSGSINQAHGMREAHILDPDGYVWVPSQSLSE; encoded by the coding sequence ATGGAAATGCCAGAGCACGGTAAGGACCGACCGGATCCAAAGGCCTATGGCAATTCCCATCCCGATGGGATGGGGGTGAACCTGCTGGTGGAAGACGTGCAGACAAGCGCTAAATTCCATAAATTTGTATTTGGCAGTACCATCAGATATTGGGAGGAGCACTTTGCCATTATGGAGAGTCAGGGCCACACTTGGCTCCTGCACTCAGACTGGTCCTACAGAAACCACGAGATGATGAGTGCTGTTCAAGGACTGACAGCACGTGGCGGTGGGTTGGAGCTGCGCCTTTATGGGATAAATCCTGATGAAGCAGAGGAAAAAGCACGCCAACTGGATGCAACCGTCCTCTCTGGTTCCATCAATCAGGCCCACGGTATGCGTGAGGCTCACATTCTTGATCCTGATGGCTATGTATGGGTACCTTCACAATCCCTGTCAGAATAA
- a CDS encoding ABC transporter ATP-binding protein: MIEFSNVRKTYRLKGVEKVILKNLTMSFPKGKNVGIIGHNGAGKSTLMRLIAGAERPDEGSIKRRVKVSWPLGFAGGFSGNMTGIENVRFVSRMYGEDTERMIAYVEEFSELGASMRLPIKTYSSGMKARLAFGVSMAIDFNYYLIDEITAVGDARFKKKCDQVFQEKLQTANIIMISHSEGALKKLCDVGCLLHNGHVTMYDNLDGALKQHRIHQMA, encoded by the coding sequence ATGATTGAGTTTTCAAATGTTCGGAAAACCTATCGGCTAAAAGGGGTTGAGAAGGTAATCCTGAAAAATTTGACCATGTCCTTTCCAAAGGGGAAGAATGTGGGGATCATCGGGCATAACGGTGCTGGTAAATCCACTTTGATGCGGCTGATAGCTGGTGCCGAGCGGCCTGATGAGGGTAGCATCAAGCGGCGGGTAAAAGTGTCCTGGCCTCTGGGGTTTGCTGGAGGATTTTCCGGCAATATGACAGGCATCGAAAATGTCCGGTTTGTTTCTCGTATGTACGGAGAAGACACAGAACGTATGATTGCTTACGTGGAGGAATTCTCCGAGCTGGGCGCTTCAATGCGACTACCTATCAAGACCTATTCTTCTGGTATGAAGGCCCGTCTGGCATTTGGCGTTAGCATGGCGATAGATTTTAACTACTACCTCATTGATGAGATCACGGCAGTGGGGGACGCCCGCTTCAAAAAGAAATGCGATCAGGTTTTCCAAGAGAAGCTGCAGACCGCCAATATCATCATGATCTCGCACTCTGAAGGGGCCTTGAAGAAACTGTGTGACGTGGGGTGCCTGCTCCATAATGGTCATGTGACTATGTATGACAATCTCGATGGTGCTTTGAAACAGCACCGCATTCACCAGATGGCGTGA
- a CDS encoding AraC family transcriptional regulator, with the protein MYEVKVQQEPERQLVGVPHRGSYNQIDGAFRTLFDKLIYRGLMPKTKETIGIYFTDPRAVPEDEMLCCAATSIKDDFPKQEDLRHFRIQGGEYAVLTHQGPYDGLGKAHNYLQEEWLPQSGREARAAPPFEVYVNSPFNAEPDDLVTEIYLPLK; encoded by the coding sequence ATGTATGAAGTCAAGGTTCAACAGGAACCGGAGCGGCAGTTGGTGGGCGTTCCACACCGTGGAAGCTACAACCAGATTGATGGTGCTTTCAGAACTCTTTTTGATAAGCTCATTTACCGAGGGTTAATGCCCAAGACCAAAGAAACTATAGGTATTTACTTTACCGATCCACGAGCGGTTCCCGAAGATGAAATGCTGTGCTGTGCGGCAACCTCCATCAAAGATGACTTCCCAAAACAAGAAGACCTGAGACACTTTCGCATCCAAGGTGGTGAATATGCTGTTTTAACCCACCAAGGGCCCTATGATGGTCTTGGAAAGGCTCACAACTACTTACAGGAGGAGTGGTTGCCCCAGTCTGGCCGGGAGGCCCGCGCCGCACCGCCATTTGAAGTTTACGTCAACTCCCCTTTCAATGCAGAACCTGACGACTTGGTTACCGAGATCTACTTGCCTCTGAAATGA
- a CDS encoding formyltransferase family protein, protein MRIILCSHSSAYTDALLHSFSRSVEGEVVGLLRSTSVLGGPTSLRSCAGMVRRSGVFYAGYLAVVTNPILRLPHVPKWSNMSSWAQKHGAEYVETPNVNGAREIAWMEELKPDYIVSAHFNQIYKLPIIERFRDKLINLHPGKLPQFRGPDPVFHAINAGERNFTMSLHRISEQIDRGEVLAETVVTPKRKTLFRTNLKLFQQSGALFDMFVRGEGVTRLHSEPLPPYQSWPKPAEVQRFLLKGFRL, encoded by the coding sequence ATGCGTATTATCCTTTGCTCTCATTCCAGCGCGTATACGGACGCCCTGCTTCACTCCTTTTCTCGCTCGGTGGAAGGGGAAGTGGTCGGCCTGTTGCGCTCAACATCTGTTCTGGGCGGTCCAACTTCGCTCAGATCATGTGCTGGTATGGTTAGAAGGTCCGGCGTGTTTTATGCGGGATATCTGGCGGTGGTAACAAATCCGATCCTGCGGTTGCCGCATGTTCCCAAGTGGTCCAACATGAGTTCATGGGCGCAAAAACACGGGGCGGAGTATGTGGAGACACCCAATGTGAATGGGGCTAGAGAAATTGCTTGGATGGAAGAGTTGAAGCCCGACTATATTGTCTCTGCGCACTTTAACCAAATCTACAAGCTGCCAATAATTGAGCGTTTCCGTGACAAGTTGATCAACCTGCATCCGGGGAAATTGCCCCAGTTTCGCGGTCCTGATCCGGTCTTTCATGCCATAAATGCGGGCGAGCGGAACTTCACAATGTCTTTACACCGTATTTCAGAGCAAATTGACAGAGGTGAGGTGCTCGCGGAAACGGTGGTGACACCGAAGCGGAAAACGTTGTTTCGCACCAACCTGAAACTATTTCAACAAAGCGGTGCCTTGTTCGATATGTTTGTGAGGGGCGAAGGCGTTACACGTCTTCACTCTGAACCTCTTCCCCCCTACCAGAGCTGGCCAAAACCCGCGGAAGTTCAAAGATTCCTGCTGAAGGGCTTTCGACTTTAG
- a CDS encoding OpgC family protein, which yields MTKRDPRMDFFRGIAIFVIFISHLPDNSWELWTPARWGFSDSAEIFVFCSGLASGLAFGSIFAHCGQFIGSARVLYRAWQIYWAHICLFFATVGTVTLIQLSGWVSNDYIERLNLWPFFQDPLFSLPALLTLTYVPNLFDILPLYVVLIALIAPMMLVHSLIGRLGVFLLVFYLWIIANLGFLNLPAEPWSDRPWFFNPFAWQLLFFTGFAFMRGWLSAPPRSNSLILLSILILFMSIPFASFRFTLAYPALAYSAELIEPLTSKTDMGLLRLLHFLALAYLAWRAVGEGGKRLLMGGLGGKLVAMIRKVGEQSLATFLASIYLGQLIAIGRDSFFNLDQEMLLTTGLETEAWETIISNLIGFIALIAVAYLAGWFKAKPWKKPS from the coding sequence ATGACCAAGCGCGATCCACGTATGGATTTCTTCCGTGGCATTGCAATCTTCGTGATCTTTATCTCCCATTTGCCGGATAACAGCTGGGAATTGTGGACCCCTGCCCGCTGGGGATTTTCTGATTCCGCCGAGATTTTCGTATTCTGCTCCGGTCTGGCATCGGGACTGGCTTTTGGTAGTATTTTTGCGCACTGCGGACAGTTTATTGGGTCTGCCCGTGTTCTTTACAGAGCCTGGCAAATTTACTGGGCTCACATTTGTCTTTTCTTTGCAACGGTGGGAACTGTTACCCTCATACAATTGAGTGGCTGGGTATCTAATGACTATATTGAAAGACTTAACCTCTGGCCGTTTTTTCAAGACCCTCTTTTTTCCCTTCCTGCTCTTTTGACCTTGACCTATGTGCCCAACCTCTTTGATATTTTACCCCTCTATGTCGTCCTGATCGCACTCATAGCGCCCATGATGCTGGTTCACAGTCTGATAGGCCGTTTGGGCGTTTTTTTGCTGGTTTTTTACCTCTGGATCATTGCCAATCTGGGGTTCTTAAACTTGCCCGCCGAACCATGGTCCGATCGCCCGTGGTTTTTCAATCCCTTTGCATGGCAACTTTTATTCTTTACCGGATTTGCTTTTATGCGAGGGTGGCTTTCCGCGCCACCAAGGTCTAATTCTCTGATATTACTTAGTATTCTTATTTTGTTTATGAGTATCCCCTTTGCCAGTTTCCGCTTTACTCTGGCCTACCCGGCACTTGCCTACAGCGCTGAGCTCATAGAGCCATTAACCTCGAAAACCGATATGGGATTGCTACGCCTCCTGCACTTTCTAGCCCTTGCCTATCTGGCGTGGAGAGCTGTTGGCGAGGGTGGAAAGCGTTTGCTGATGGGTGGCTTGGGCGGGAAGCTGGTTGCCATGATCCGCAAAGTGGGCGAGCAATCTCTGGCAACGTTTCTGGCCTCTATCTATCTGGGCCAGCTCATCGCAATTGGCCGGGATAGTTTTTTCAACCTTGATCAGGAAATGTTGCTTACCACAGGGCTGGAAACTGAGGCATGGGAGACTATAATCTCCAACCTAATCGGCTTTATTGCTTTAATTGCAGTGGCTTATCTAGCAGGATGGTTTAAGGCAAAGCCCTGGAAAAAACCCTCTTAG
- a CDS encoding ABC transporter permease gives MSTEGVLTTQGRVIGALILRETRTAFGDSQLGYFWAVFQPAVGTLALVAIFSVIGRMPPLGESFALFFGTGVFTFQFYQKLSQSIMTAVPQSRGLLTYPLVNESDLVIAKFIFIAMTYVLIMFVFFGALIGVGEGMFPKRFEVVTTALMCTALLGLGAGQVNAVIFRLWPTWKQVESIISRPMFFISGIFFLPTDFPPAVTYWLSWNPVLHCIEWMREGYYGYYESAVLDKPYLLVCTLILLLVGFAGDRLYQKKV, from the coding sequence ATGAGTACGGAAGGTGTCCTCACAACGCAAGGCAGAGTGATCGGCGCATTGATTTTGCGGGAAACCCGGACGGCATTCGGGGATAGTCAGCTGGGATATTTCTGGGCTGTATTCCAGCCTGCGGTTGGTACGCTTGCCTTGGTGGCAATTTTTTCCGTCATAGGGCGGATGCCGCCTCTTGGCGAAAGTTTTGCGCTGTTTTTTGGAACCGGAGTGTTTACCTTCCAGTTCTATCAAAAACTCTCCCAGTCAATCATGACAGCAGTTCCGCAAAGCAGGGGCCTGCTGACATACCCACTTGTAAATGAATCCGATTTGGTCATTGCGAAATTTATTTTTATTGCGATGACCTATGTGCTGATTATGTTTGTGTTTTTCGGCGCACTTATTGGAGTTGGGGAGGGGATGTTCCCCAAACGTTTTGAAGTGGTCACAACGGCATTAATGTGCACTGCCTTATTGGGGCTGGGTGCAGGCCAAGTCAACGCCGTAATTTTCAGGCTTTGGCCCACGTGGAAACAGGTGGAATCGATCATTTCTCGCCCTATGTTCTTTATCTCTGGTATTTTCTTTCTTCCCACTGACTTCCCTCCGGCAGTGACTTATTGGCTTTCTTGGAATCCTGTTTTGCACTGCATAGAATGGATGAGAGAGGGCTATTACGGATACTACGAGAGTGCTGTTCTGGATAAACCGTACCTCCTTGTCTGCACGCTCATCCTGCTTCTGGTTGGCTTTGCTGGCGATCGTCTTTACCAGAAGAAAGTCTAA